A single window of Candoia aspera isolate rCanAsp1 chromosome 3, rCanAsp1.hap2, whole genome shotgun sequence DNA harbors:
- the ESCO1 gene encoding N-acetyltransferase ESCO1 isoform X1 translates to MAAQKRKSVLVEPSAKRRKLDKNNRSVSTSKERKLQDAKYVSNKKAVLKKEVPQISAATNRSAVNKFINRASLPSSQNKQAQRNSKQTLNELKKKACKMVCMKRTSLTSLGKLCPAQTSLKSSKINHVNSLNLSKSSSKICSRGKRKCNIVKNKTSYENKKQNKSSVDTKTCSAEARCKRHAALCGKSSYKNLHSKSRLIKENTRKNKITKSGKYLSSSSGNLEVQNTKSPSVKKSASQNTEARWAKTSSEKPCDSDCRKKSKMAVGTDSIKAVTVRQEQLPVKQTEEVSQKETVQGLPKSQRAVSHEHQTRRSPRLQQSSDVATISLRSRKVKETCASVTKHCSQMKKPVPQLKHEKSKHVHQKPGKSVKDSVYQNRGREISDHKKKGYFPKKKHEVDSKISNSITSQDKPRELNNLESNQESKKELANTISCPINSACSIVSKENSKHKNGKISVKADRVLPVEPACQQEDVVKSKKISILELCEEIAGEIESDTVEVKRVSPNTDYGREEKKSPILEVPQAIILNDMKTNQNSQCKRFFPSRKGMSVKCTVNGRHSTGNKNSKWTKIKLTKVNHVSQSISSTPKLDVVPQDHYILKQARAIEIHLPEVQRKLILQNNGSTICKQKLNTADFEGIQTKDRILHAEQSTVQVIENGLSEAKHCPEPTPDKGFNLDLGTHPENTPVKIITEQAPVKQEKRETTEIKSQDPVHKQLVQTLFANKTSETNDSRASVPKIPLTTKCGGFLSSEEHIQKLKEAAKDGDKQLIIDAGQKRFGAISCNICGMLYTASNPEDETQHLLFHNQFISAVKYVGWKKERILSEYPDGKIIMVLPDDPKYALRKVDEIREMVDNDLGFQQAPLTCSRTKTLLFISNDKKVIGCLIAEHVQWGYRVIEEKIPDISSENDKLTFERQKAWCCSTTPEPAICGISRIWVFSMMRRKKIASRMLECLRNNFIYGSYLSKEEIAFSDPTPDGKLFATQYFGTSQFLVYNFLNGQQPPSDNIYNKR, encoded by the exons atggcagcacagaaaagaaaatctgtgcTGGTAGAACCCTCTGCTAAGCGGCGGAAATTGGATAAAAATAATAGATCAGTTTCTACTAGCAAGGAAAGAAAACTACAGGATGCTAAATATGTATCAAATAAGAAAGCAGTGCTGAAGAAAGAAGTGCCCCAAATCTCTGCCGCAACTAACAGGTCAGCTGTCAATAAGTTTATAAATAGAGCTTCTCTACCATCTTCCCAAAATAAACAAGCACAAAGGAACTCCAAACAGACTTTAAATGAGTTAAAGAAGAAAGCATGTAAAATGGTATGCATGAAAAGGACATCCTTAACATCTTTAGGTAAATTATGTCCTGCACAGACATCACTGAAATCTTCCAAAATAAACCATGTTAATTCTCTGAACCTTTCAAAATCTTCTTCCAAAATCTGTTCTAGGGGGAAGAGAAAATGCAACATTGTCAAAAATAAGACTTCCTATGAaaacaagaagcaaaataaatcaTCTGTAGATACTAAAACATGTTCTGCTGAAGCTCGGTGTAAAAGACATGCAGCACTGTGTGGTAAATCTAGTTATAAGAACCTGCATTCAAAATCACGACTAATCAAAGAAAAtaccagaaaaaataaaattacaaaatctggaaaatatcttagtagtagtagtggtaacCTAGAGGTTCAGAATACTAAAAGCCCTTCTGTAAAAAAATCAGCCTCTCAAAACACTGAAGCAAGGTGGGCTAAAACTTCAAGTGAAAAACCTTGTGATTCTGACtgtagaaaaaaaagcaaaatggcagTGGGCACTGATTCTATCAAAGCTGTCACAGTTAGGCAGGAACAGTTACCTGTCAAACAAACCGAGGAAGTATCTCAGAAGGAGACAGTGCAGGGTCTTCCAAAGTCACAACGTGCTGTTTCACATGAGCATCAAACTAGAAGATCACCAAGATTGCAGCAGTCGTCTGATGTTGCTACAATATCTTTGCGAAGCAGAAAAGTTAAAGAAACATGTGCTTCTGTTACAAAGCATTGCAGCCAGATGAAAAAGCCGGTTCCACAACTTAAGCATGAAAAGTCAAAACATGTCCACCAGAAACCAGGAAAGTCCGTGAAAGACAGTGTATATCAAAATAGAGGAAGAGAAATATCAGATCATAAGAAAAAGGGTTATTTCCCAAAGAAAAAACATGAAGTGGATTCTAAAATCAGCAATTCAATTACATCTCAAGATAAGCCAAGAGAATTAAATAATTTGGAAAGCAATCAAGAATCTAAAAAAGAACTTGCTAACACAATTTCCTGTCCTATAAACTCAGCTTGCAGTATAGTAAGTAAAGAAAATTCAaagcataaaaatggaaaaataagtgTAAAAGCAGATAGAGTTTTGCCAGTAGAACCTGCTTGTCAACAAGAGGATGTGGTAAAATCCAAAAAGATTAGCATTCTTGAACTGTGTGAAGAAATTGCAGGTGAGATTGAATCAGACACAGTAGAGGTAAAAAGGGTTTCCCCTAATACTGACtatggaagagaggaaaaaaaaagtccaatacTGGAGGTGCCACAGGCCATAATATTAAATGATATGAAAACTAACCAGAATTCTCAGTGTAAGAGATTTTTTCCCAGCAGAAAAGGAATGTCTGTCAAATGTACTGTGAATGGCAGACATAGTACTGGGAACAAAAATTCTAAATggaccaaaataaaattaactaaAGTTAATCATGTGAGCCAAAGTATCTCAAGTACTCCAAAACTTGATGTTGTTCCTCAGGATcactacattttaaaacaagccaGAGCTATAGAAATACACCTTCCAGAAGTTCAAAGGAAATTAATATTGCAAAACAATGGTAGCACAATATGCAAACAGAAGTTAAATACAGCTGATTTTGAAGGAATCCAGACAAAAGATAGAATATTGCATGCTGAACAGTCCACTGTACAGGTTATAGAGAATGGTTTGTCTGAGGCAAAGCACTGTCCTGAGCCAACACCAGACAAg ggctTCAATTTAGATTTGGGCACACATCCAGAAAATACACCAGTGAAAATAATTACAGAACAAGCACCAGTGaagcaagaaaaaagagagacaaCAGAAATCAAATCTCAAG ATCCAGTTCATAAACAATTGGTTCAGACTCTTTTTGCTAATAAAACCTCTGAGACAAATGACAGCAg GGCATCTGTGCCAAAGATTCCATTAACAACAAAATGTGGTGGCTTTCTTTCATCTGAAGAACATattcaaaaattaaaagaagcagcaaaagatGGTGATAAGCAGCTAATTATA GATGCAGGACAAAAACGGTTTGGAGCTATTTCCTGTAATATTTGTGGGATGCTTTATACTGCTTCAAATCCTGAGGATGAAACCCAGCATTTGCTCTTCCATAACCAGTTTATAAGTGCTGTAAAATATGTG gggtggaaaaaagagagaattttGTCTGAGTATCCTGATGGCAAGATAATAATGGTCCTTCCTGATGATCCCAAGTATGCACTGAGAAAG GTTGATGAAATCAGAGAGATGGTAGATAATGATCTGGGATTCCAACAAGCTCCTCTAACATGCTCCAGAACGAAGACTCTATTGTTTATCTCTAATGATAAAAAAGTAATTGGCTGCTTAATTGCAGAACATGTTCAGTGG GGATATAGAGTTATTGAAGAAAAGATTCCAGATATTAGTTCAGAAAATGATAAGCTCACTTTTGAAAGGCAAAAGGCCTGGTGCTGCTCAACAACTCCTGAGCCTGCCATCTGTGGCATTAGTCGCATTTGGGTATTCAGCATGATGCGGCGGAAGAAAATTGCTTCTCGAATGTTAGAGTGCTTGAG GAACAACTTTATATATGGCTCATACTTAAGTAAAGAAGAAATTGCTTTTTCTGACCCTACTCCAGATGGAAAATTGTTTGCAACACAGTATTTTGGTACTAGTCAATTTTTGGTATATAATTTTCTCAATGGACAACAGCCTCCAAGTGATAACATTTATAACAAAAGGTAA
- the ESCO1 gene encoding N-acetyltransferase ESCO1 isoform X2: MAAQKRKSVLVEPSAKRRKLDKNNRSVSTSKERKLQDAKYVSNKKAVLKKEVPQISAATNRGKRKCNIVKNKTSYENKKQNKSSVDTKTCSAEARCKRHAALCGKSSYKNLHSKSRLIKENTRKNKITKSGKYLSSSSGNLEVQNTKSPSVKKSASQNTEARWAKTSSEKPCDSDCRKKSKMAVGTDSIKAVTVRQEQLPVKQTEEVSQKETVQGLPKSQRAVSHEHQTRRSPRLQQSSDVATISLRSRKVKETCASVTKHCSQMKKPVPQLKHEKSKHVHQKPGKSVKDSVYQNRGREISDHKKKGYFPKKKHEVDSKISNSITSQDKPRELNNLESNQESKKELANTISCPINSACSIVSKENSKHKNGKISVKADRVLPVEPACQQEDVVKSKKISILELCEEIAGEIESDTVEVKRVSPNTDYGREEKKSPILEVPQAIILNDMKTNQNSQCKRFFPSRKGMSVKCTVNGRHSTGNKNSKWTKIKLTKVNHVSQSISSTPKLDVVPQDHYILKQARAIEIHLPEVQRKLILQNNGSTICKQKLNTADFEGIQTKDRILHAEQSTVQVIENGLSEAKHCPEPTPDKGFNLDLGTHPENTPVKIITEQAPVKQEKRETTEIKSQDPVHKQLVQTLFANKTSETNDSRASVPKIPLTTKCGGFLSSEEHIQKLKEAAKDGDKQLIIDAGQKRFGAISCNICGMLYTASNPEDETQHLLFHNQFISAVKYVGWKKERILSEYPDGKIIMVLPDDPKYALRKVDEIREMVDNDLGFQQAPLTCSRTKTLLFISNDKKVIGCLIAEHVQWGYRVIEEKIPDISSENDKLTFERQKAWCCSTTPEPAICGISRIWVFSMMRRKKIASRMLECLRNNFIYGSYLSKEEIAFSDPTPDGKLFATQYFGTSQFLVYNFLNGQQPPSDNIYNKR, encoded by the exons atggcagcacagaaaagaaaatctgtgcTGGTAGAACCCTCTGCTAAGCGGCGGAAATTGGATAAAAATAATAGATCAGTTTCTACTAGCAAGGAAAGAAAACTACAGGATGCTAAATATGTATCAAATAAGAAAGCAGTGCTGAAGAAAGAAGTGCCCCAAATCTCTGCCGCAACTAACAG GGGGAAGAGAAAATGCAACATTGTCAAAAATAAGACTTCCTATGAaaacaagaagcaaaataaatcaTCTGTAGATACTAAAACATGTTCTGCTGAAGCTCGGTGTAAAAGACATGCAGCACTGTGTGGTAAATCTAGTTATAAGAACCTGCATTCAAAATCACGACTAATCAAAGAAAAtaccagaaaaaataaaattacaaaatctggaaaatatcttagtagtagtagtggtaacCTAGAGGTTCAGAATACTAAAAGCCCTTCTGTAAAAAAATCAGCCTCTCAAAACACTGAAGCAAGGTGGGCTAAAACTTCAAGTGAAAAACCTTGTGATTCTGACtgtagaaaaaaaagcaaaatggcagTGGGCACTGATTCTATCAAAGCTGTCACAGTTAGGCAGGAACAGTTACCTGTCAAACAAACCGAGGAAGTATCTCAGAAGGAGACAGTGCAGGGTCTTCCAAAGTCACAACGTGCTGTTTCACATGAGCATCAAACTAGAAGATCACCAAGATTGCAGCAGTCGTCTGATGTTGCTACAATATCTTTGCGAAGCAGAAAAGTTAAAGAAACATGTGCTTCTGTTACAAAGCATTGCAGCCAGATGAAAAAGCCGGTTCCACAACTTAAGCATGAAAAGTCAAAACATGTCCACCAGAAACCAGGAAAGTCCGTGAAAGACAGTGTATATCAAAATAGAGGAAGAGAAATATCAGATCATAAGAAAAAGGGTTATTTCCCAAAGAAAAAACATGAAGTGGATTCTAAAATCAGCAATTCAATTACATCTCAAGATAAGCCAAGAGAATTAAATAATTTGGAAAGCAATCAAGAATCTAAAAAAGAACTTGCTAACACAATTTCCTGTCCTATAAACTCAGCTTGCAGTATAGTAAGTAAAGAAAATTCAaagcataaaaatggaaaaataagtgTAAAAGCAGATAGAGTTTTGCCAGTAGAACCTGCTTGTCAACAAGAGGATGTGGTAAAATCCAAAAAGATTAGCATTCTTGAACTGTGTGAAGAAATTGCAGGTGAGATTGAATCAGACACAGTAGAGGTAAAAAGGGTTTCCCCTAATACTGACtatggaagagaggaaaaaaaaagtccaatacTGGAGGTGCCACAGGCCATAATATTAAATGATATGAAAACTAACCAGAATTCTCAGTGTAAGAGATTTTTTCCCAGCAGAAAAGGAATGTCTGTCAAATGTACTGTGAATGGCAGACATAGTACTGGGAACAAAAATTCTAAATggaccaaaataaaattaactaaAGTTAATCATGTGAGCCAAAGTATCTCAAGTACTCCAAAACTTGATGTTGTTCCTCAGGATcactacattttaaaacaagccaGAGCTATAGAAATACACCTTCCAGAAGTTCAAAGGAAATTAATATTGCAAAACAATGGTAGCACAATATGCAAACAGAAGTTAAATACAGCTGATTTTGAAGGAATCCAGACAAAAGATAGAATATTGCATGCTGAACAGTCCACTGTACAGGTTATAGAGAATGGTTTGTCTGAGGCAAAGCACTGTCCTGAGCCAACACCAGACAAg ggctTCAATTTAGATTTGGGCACACATCCAGAAAATACACCAGTGAAAATAATTACAGAACAAGCACCAGTGaagcaagaaaaaagagagacaaCAGAAATCAAATCTCAAG ATCCAGTTCATAAACAATTGGTTCAGACTCTTTTTGCTAATAAAACCTCTGAGACAAATGACAGCAg GGCATCTGTGCCAAAGATTCCATTAACAACAAAATGTGGTGGCTTTCTTTCATCTGAAGAACATattcaaaaattaaaagaagcagcaaaagatGGTGATAAGCAGCTAATTATA GATGCAGGACAAAAACGGTTTGGAGCTATTTCCTGTAATATTTGTGGGATGCTTTATACTGCTTCAAATCCTGAGGATGAAACCCAGCATTTGCTCTTCCATAACCAGTTTATAAGTGCTGTAAAATATGTG gggtggaaaaaagagagaattttGTCTGAGTATCCTGATGGCAAGATAATAATGGTCCTTCCTGATGATCCCAAGTATGCACTGAGAAAG GTTGATGAAATCAGAGAGATGGTAGATAATGATCTGGGATTCCAACAAGCTCCTCTAACATGCTCCAGAACGAAGACTCTATTGTTTATCTCTAATGATAAAAAAGTAATTGGCTGCTTAATTGCAGAACATGTTCAGTGG GGATATAGAGTTATTGAAGAAAAGATTCCAGATATTAGTTCAGAAAATGATAAGCTCACTTTTGAAAGGCAAAAGGCCTGGTGCTGCTCAACAACTCCTGAGCCTGCCATCTGTGGCATTAGTCGCATTTGGGTATTCAGCATGATGCGGCGGAAGAAAATTGCTTCTCGAATGTTAGAGTGCTTGAG GAACAACTTTATATATGGCTCATACTTAAGTAAAGAAGAAATTGCTTTTTCTGACCCTACTCCAGATGGAAAATTGTTTGCAACACAGTATTTTGGTACTAGTCAATTTTTGGTATATAATTTTCTCAATGGACAACAGCCTCCAAGTGATAACATTTATAACAAAAGGTAA
- the ESCO1 gene encoding N-acetyltransferase ESCO1 isoform X3: protein MHEKDILNIFRGKRKCNIVKNKTSYENKKQNKSSVDTKTCSAEARCKRHAALCGKSSYKNLHSKSRLIKENTRKNKITKSGKYLSSSSGNLEVQNTKSPSVKKSASQNTEARWAKTSSEKPCDSDCRKKSKMAVGTDSIKAVTVRQEQLPVKQTEEVSQKETVQGLPKSQRAVSHEHQTRRSPRLQQSSDVATISLRSRKVKETCASVTKHCSQMKKPVPQLKHEKSKHVHQKPGKSVKDSVYQNRGREISDHKKKGYFPKKKHEVDSKISNSITSQDKPRELNNLESNQESKKELANTISCPINSACSIVSKENSKHKNGKISVKADRVLPVEPACQQEDVVKSKKISILELCEEIAGEIESDTVEVKRVSPNTDYGREEKKSPILEVPQAIILNDMKTNQNSQCKRFFPSRKGMSVKCTVNGRHSTGNKNSKWTKIKLTKVNHVSQSISSTPKLDVVPQDHYILKQARAIEIHLPEVQRKLILQNNGSTICKQKLNTADFEGIQTKDRILHAEQSTVQVIENGLSEAKHCPEPTPDKGFNLDLGTHPENTPVKIITEQAPVKQEKRETTEIKSQDPVHKQLVQTLFANKTSETNDSRASVPKIPLTTKCGGFLSSEEHIQKLKEAAKDGDKQLIIDAGQKRFGAISCNICGMLYTASNPEDETQHLLFHNQFISAVKYVGWKKERILSEYPDGKIIMVLPDDPKYALRKVDEIREMVDNDLGFQQAPLTCSRTKTLLFISNDKKVIGCLIAEHVQWGYRVIEEKIPDISSENDKLTFERQKAWCCSTTPEPAICGISRIWVFSMMRRKKIASRMLECLRNNFIYGSYLSKEEIAFSDPTPDGKLFATQYFGTSQFLVYNFLNGQQPPSDNIYNKR, encoded by the exons ATGCATGAAAAGGACATCCTTAACATCTTTAG GGGGAAGAGAAAATGCAACATTGTCAAAAATAAGACTTCCTATGAaaacaagaagcaaaataaatcaTCTGTAGATACTAAAACATGTTCTGCTGAAGCTCGGTGTAAAAGACATGCAGCACTGTGTGGTAAATCTAGTTATAAGAACCTGCATTCAAAATCACGACTAATCAAAGAAAAtaccagaaaaaataaaattacaaaatctggaaaatatcttagtagtagtagtggtaacCTAGAGGTTCAGAATACTAAAAGCCCTTCTGTAAAAAAATCAGCCTCTCAAAACACTGAAGCAAGGTGGGCTAAAACTTCAAGTGAAAAACCTTGTGATTCTGACtgtagaaaaaaaagcaaaatggcagTGGGCACTGATTCTATCAAAGCTGTCACAGTTAGGCAGGAACAGTTACCTGTCAAACAAACCGAGGAAGTATCTCAGAAGGAGACAGTGCAGGGTCTTCCAAAGTCACAACGTGCTGTTTCACATGAGCATCAAACTAGAAGATCACCAAGATTGCAGCAGTCGTCTGATGTTGCTACAATATCTTTGCGAAGCAGAAAAGTTAAAGAAACATGTGCTTCTGTTACAAAGCATTGCAGCCAGATGAAAAAGCCGGTTCCACAACTTAAGCATGAAAAGTCAAAACATGTCCACCAGAAACCAGGAAAGTCCGTGAAAGACAGTGTATATCAAAATAGAGGAAGAGAAATATCAGATCATAAGAAAAAGGGTTATTTCCCAAAGAAAAAACATGAAGTGGATTCTAAAATCAGCAATTCAATTACATCTCAAGATAAGCCAAGAGAATTAAATAATTTGGAAAGCAATCAAGAATCTAAAAAAGAACTTGCTAACACAATTTCCTGTCCTATAAACTCAGCTTGCAGTATAGTAAGTAAAGAAAATTCAaagcataaaaatggaaaaataagtgTAAAAGCAGATAGAGTTTTGCCAGTAGAACCTGCTTGTCAACAAGAGGATGTGGTAAAATCCAAAAAGATTAGCATTCTTGAACTGTGTGAAGAAATTGCAGGTGAGATTGAATCAGACACAGTAGAGGTAAAAAGGGTTTCCCCTAATACTGACtatggaagagaggaaaaaaaaagtccaatacTGGAGGTGCCACAGGCCATAATATTAAATGATATGAAAACTAACCAGAATTCTCAGTGTAAGAGATTTTTTCCCAGCAGAAAAGGAATGTCTGTCAAATGTACTGTGAATGGCAGACATAGTACTGGGAACAAAAATTCTAAATggaccaaaataaaattaactaaAGTTAATCATGTGAGCCAAAGTATCTCAAGTACTCCAAAACTTGATGTTGTTCCTCAGGATcactacattttaaaacaagccaGAGCTATAGAAATACACCTTCCAGAAGTTCAAAGGAAATTAATATTGCAAAACAATGGTAGCACAATATGCAAACAGAAGTTAAATACAGCTGATTTTGAAGGAATCCAGACAAAAGATAGAATATTGCATGCTGAACAGTCCACTGTACAGGTTATAGAGAATGGTTTGTCTGAGGCAAAGCACTGTCCTGAGCCAACACCAGACAAg ggctTCAATTTAGATTTGGGCACACATCCAGAAAATACACCAGTGAAAATAATTACAGAACAAGCACCAGTGaagcaagaaaaaagagagacaaCAGAAATCAAATCTCAAG ATCCAGTTCATAAACAATTGGTTCAGACTCTTTTTGCTAATAAAACCTCTGAGACAAATGACAGCAg GGCATCTGTGCCAAAGATTCCATTAACAACAAAATGTGGTGGCTTTCTTTCATCTGAAGAACATattcaaaaattaaaagaagcagcaaaagatGGTGATAAGCAGCTAATTATA GATGCAGGACAAAAACGGTTTGGAGCTATTTCCTGTAATATTTGTGGGATGCTTTATACTGCTTCAAATCCTGAGGATGAAACCCAGCATTTGCTCTTCCATAACCAGTTTATAAGTGCTGTAAAATATGTG gggtggaaaaaagagagaattttGTCTGAGTATCCTGATGGCAAGATAATAATGGTCCTTCCTGATGATCCCAAGTATGCACTGAGAAAG GTTGATGAAATCAGAGAGATGGTAGATAATGATCTGGGATTCCAACAAGCTCCTCTAACATGCTCCAGAACGAAGACTCTATTGTTTATCTCTAATGATAAAAAAGTAATTGGCTGCTTAATTGCAGAACATGTTCAGTGG GGATATAGAGTTATTGAAGAAAAGATTCCAGATATTAGTTCAGAAAATGATAAGCTCACTTTTGAAAGGCAAAAGGCCTGGTGCTGCTCAACAACTCCTGAGCCTGCCATCTGTGGCATTAGTCGCATTTGGGTATTCAGCATGATGCGGCGGAAGAAAATTGCTTCTCGAATGTTAGAGTGCTTGAG GAACAACTTTATATATGGCTCATACTTAAGTAAAGAAGAAATTGCTTTTTCTGACCCTACTCCAGATGGAAAATTGTTTGCAACACAGTATTTTGGTACTAGTCAATTTTTGGTATATAATTTTCTCAATGGACAACAGCCTCCAAGTGATAACATTTATAACAAAAGGTAA